A genomic region of Desulfosarcina ovata subsp. ovata contains the following coding sequences:
- a CDS encoding ABC transporter permease produces MSLLKKPYVLFILLLIVLALGGQHLSPNDPYQPHIDQRLLPPSSTFLFGTDELGRCMFSRLICSVRVSLGLAASILAICLLIGACIGMVAGYFGGLVDEILMRVTDTIMALPSFIVAMVLIGTMGAGIGNMIFVFALTGWTRYARLTRSLVLNVKNANHVVTARLTGLGSVYILRRYILPAIARPLLVLGTLGMGMMILMTSSLSFLGLGITEPTPDWGAMMTNGTTYIRSAAHLAIFPGILICLTVLSFNLLGEALKKDSA; encoded by the coding sequence ATGAGCCTGCTAAAAAAACCTTATGTTCTGTTTATCCTTTTGCTGATCGTGCTGGCCCTCGGTGGTCAGCACCTGTCGCCCAACGATCCGTATCAGCCCCACATCGATCAGCGATTGTTGCCGCCGTCCAGCACTTTTCTATTTGGCACCGACGAGCTGGGACGCTGCATGTTCAGCCGCCTGATCTGCAGCGTGCGGGTGTCGCTGGGACTGGCGGCATCGATTCTGGCCATCTGTCTTCTCATCGGCGCATGCATCGGGATGGTTGCCGGCTATTTCGGCGGTCTGGTGGATGAAATTCTCATGCGCGTGACGGACACCATCATGGCGCTGCCGTCGTTTATCGTGGCCATGGTGCTGATCGGTACCATGGGGGCCGGTATCGGGAACATGATCTTTGTTTTCGCCCTTACCGGGTGGACCCGCTATGCCCGCCTGACCCGTTCCCTGGTACTAAACGTTAAAAATGCAAACCATGTCGTTACGGCCCGGCTGACCGGGCTAGGCAGCGTATATATCCTGCGCCGGTACATTCTTCCGGCCATTGCACGGCCGTTGCTCGTGCTGGGCACCCTGGGGATGGGAATGATGATTCTGATGACCTCTTCCTTGAGTTTTCTGGGACTGGGCATCACGGAGCCGACGCCGGACTGGGGGGCCATGATGACCAATGGCACGACCTATATCCGAAGCGCCGCCCACCTGGCGATTTTCCCCGGCATTTTGATTTGTCTGACCGTGCTCTCTTTCAATCTTTTGGGAGAGGCACTCAAGAAGGACAGCGCATGA
- a CDS encoding energy-coupling factor transporter transmembrane component T family protein — protein sequence MLSESFAQGVSLLHRLDPRLRIVFATLFSFLLALSLKFPTLVSGLAMSVILVWISRLPRMEVARRLTVVNIFNIVLFLVLPITFEGTIAFFLGPVACTREGLLLAARITLKSNINTYKTYAYLFGMLLVRALARADRVYQSMLCRGFKGKFYCIHQFSFSRTDRIGSGCLFLTLILLGGMEWLAPTLF from the coding sequence ATGTTGAGTGAATCCTTTGCTCAGGGAGTCTCTCTGCTCCACCGGCTCGATCCACGGTTGCGGATTGTTTTTGCTACGCTGTTTTCATTCCTTTTGGCGCTGTCCCTGAAGTTTCCCACCCTGGTCAGCGGACTGGCCATGTCCGTCATTCTGGTGTGGATATCCCGGCTTCCCCGGATGGAAGTCGCCAGGCGGCTGACCGTTGTTAACATTTTCAACATCGTGCTTTTTCTGGTGCTGCCCATTACCTTCGAGGGAACCATCGCGTTTTTTCTGGGACCGGTGGCATGCACCCGGGAAGGTCTGCTCCTGGCGGCCCGCATCACCCTCAAATCCAATATAAATACCTATAAAACCTATGCCTATCTGTTCGGCATGCTGCTGGTCCGCGCCCTGGCAAGGGCGGATCGGGTCTACCAGTCCATGCTGTGCCGGGGATTCAAAGGGAAGTTCTATTGTATTCATCAATTCTCTTTTTCCCGGACGGACCGGATCGGGTCCGGTTGTCTCTTTTTAACCCTGATTTTGCTGGGAGGAATGGAATGGCTGGCGCCGACACTATTTTAA
- a CDS encoding ABC transporter substrate-binding protein, translating to MKKITVITVIVLSVFFFILATQKKQTEETDRDVLTIATGRDATRTGDYSPYGMWEPAALIYETLVNLDAACNPVPCLAESWTVSEDGKSYVFYLRKGVSFHDGTPFDAAAVRANVEKLKSGNWSNVVRVLQSVNVIDAHTVELVLKRPHPTLFTLLASSTNAIVAPASIKAGPSTGPSPAMKMPRPKAGSENSPAMAMMKKSVATDKSASPGYVVAWPVGTGPYIWDGERHLKNRCFSVVRNDVYWQGTPRFSRIDWQVVPDAAARAIALESGKVDLTGETPNSTLSAENIKLLKNNEKIKVTMADNWGTRLMIVNHTRPPFDDPQIRSALKYAIDVKAIQKLLGDTVTICPGPLGPTSPLTDPSLKLYDYDVQKARAILDAKNIIDTNGDGIREYGGRELHLSILSGKVPTVSVLMREFFRDIGIDLTIDQKETGSTFQILAQMQFDIATHSNIPSFYLNLSQQFSNKGGRWSLHIDDPALEDAIQKYNQSTDWNTYKACSFEIQRRVHAKQIILFAVNEQKVAAYRKDLGEFVFPPEEWVGADQNLWNMKKI from the coding sequence ATGAAAAAAATAACCGTTATTACCGTTATCGTTCTATCGGTGTTCTTTTTTATTTTGGCCACCCAAAAAAAACAAACGGAAGAAACGGATCGCGATGTTCTAACGATCGCAACGGGTCGGGATGCTACCCGCACCGGCGATTATTCCCCCTACGGCATGTGGGAACCGGCGGCGCTTATCTATGAAACACTGGTGAACCTGGATGCCGCGTGCAACCCGGTACCCTGCCTGGCCGAGTCGTGGACGGTCTCGGAAGACGGAAAGAGCTATGTGTTTTACTTGAGAAAAGGGGTCTCCTTTCACGACGGCACCCCCTTCGATGCCGCGGCGGTCAGGGCAAATGTAGAGAAACTCAAAAGCGGGAACTGGTCGAACGTCGTACGCGTTTTACAAAGCGTGAACGTCATTGACGCGCACACGGTCGAACTGGTCCTCAAACGGCCCCACCCCACCTTGTTTACCTTGCTGGCCAGTTCAACCAACGCCATCGTTGCGCCGGCCAGCATAAAGGCCGGCCCATCAACAGGCCCATCCCCCGCGATGAAGATGCCCAGGCCGAAAGCCGGATCTGAGAACAGCCCGGCCATGGCCATGATGAAGAAGTCCGTTGCGACCGACAAGTCGGCATCTCCTGGTTATGTCGTTGCCTGGCCGGTGGGGACCGGGCCGTATATCTGGGATGGGGAGCGGCATCTGAAAAATCGATGCTTCAGTGTGGTGCGCAACGACGTCTACTGGCAGGGGACGCCGCGATTCAGCCGGATTGACTGGCAGGTTGTTCCGGACGCCGCAGCGCGGGCGATCGCGCTGGAGTCGGGAAAAGTGGACCTTACCGGCGAAACACCCAACAGCACCCTCAGTGCCGAGAACATCAAGTTGTTGAAGAATAATGAGAAGATCAAGGTAACGATGGCCGACAACTGGGGCACACGCCTGATGATTGTGAACCACACCCGGCCGCCTTTTGACGATCCCCAGATCAGAAGTGCCTTGAAGTACGCCATTGATGTCAAGGCGATTCAGAAACTGTTGGGCGATACGGTTACGATCTGTCCCGGCCCCTTGGGCCCCACATCCCCCCTGACCGACCCCTCTTTGAAGCTGTACGACTATGACGTGCAAAAGGCGCGAGCCATTCTGGACGCCAAAAACATCATCGATACAAACGGTGACGGGATTCGGGAATATGGCGGCCGGGAGTTGCATCTGTCCATCCTGTCCGGAAAGGTGCCCACGGTTAGCGTGCTGATGCGGGAATTTTTCCGGGACATCGGCATCGATCTGACGATCGATCAGAAAGAAACGGGCAGTACCTTTCAAATTCTGGCCCAGATGCAGTTCGATATCGCCACCCACAGCAACATTCCCTCTTTCTACCTCAATCTCAGCCAGCAGTTCTCGAACAAGGGCGGACGGTGGTCCCTTCATATCGACGATCCGGCGCTGGAGGACGCGATCCAGAAGTATAATCAGAGCACCGATTGGAATACTTACAAAGCCTGTTCATTTGAAATCCAGCGACGCGTGCATGCCAAACAGATCATTCTTTTTGCCGTCAACGAGCAAAAAGTGGCTGCGTATCGTAAGGATCTCGGTGAGTTCGTGTTTCCGCCCGAAGAGTGGGTGGGGGCGGATCAAAATCTCTGGAACATGAAGAAGATCTGA
- a CDS encoding sirohydrochlorin cobaltochelatase, producing the protein MRKSFMVCLLAMFLMASMSIQALASGGGQLTESKTAIILASFGTTVPEAVSAITNIQAKVKKAFPGVPVKVTFTSNIIRSVWKERQADAKTWLGKGIPEEILYVRNIIATFGDLREEGYTDIIVQPTHMFFMEQSHDLTSYVNAMRSIRTMKQKWMPFHKIAMGRPALGTVGPQYDYHEDVEKAIKTLADDFAMAKKNKATLVYMGHGNEHWSTGIYSETAKAMREMYPAVKTIIGSVEGYPSIDDVLKCLSRTKGDKVILKPFMIVAGDHATNDMASEEDDSWKTLIEEQGLKVMPVLKGLGSNDAFAGIFVEHIRDAAKDAGIALK; encoded by the coding sequence ATGAGAAAAAGTTTCATGGTTTGTTTGTTGGCAATGTTTCTGATGGCCTCAATGTCCATCCAAGCCCTGGCCTCCGGCGGCGGTCAACTGACCGAATCCAAAACCGCCATTATCCTGGCCAGTTTCGGTACCACCGTACCCGAGGCGGTGAGCGCCATCACCAATATTCAGGCAAAGGTCAAAAAAGCGTTTCCCGGCGTTCCGGTGAAGGTTACCTTTACGTCCAACATCATCCGCTCGGTATGGAAAGAGCGGCAGGCCGACGCAAAGACGTGGCTTGGCAAGGGCATCCCCGAGGAAATTCTCTACGTCAGGAACATTATCGCCACCTTTGGTGACCTGCGGGAAGAGGGGTACACGGACATCATCGTGCAGCCCACGCATATGTTCTTCATGGAACAGTCCCATGATCTGACGTCCTACGTCAATGCCATGCGCTCCATTCGCACAATGAAGCAAAAGTGGATGCCTTTTCACAAAATCGCCATGGGCCGCCCGGCATTGGGTACCGTGGGGCCGCAATACGACTATCATGAAGATGTGGAGAAAGCCATCAAGACCCTGGCCGACGATTTTGCCATGGCCAAGAAGAACAAGGCCACCCTGGTGTACATGGGCCACGGCAACGAGCACTGGTCAACGGGCATTTATAGCGAAACCGCCAAGGCCATGCGCGAGATGTATCCCGCCGTGAAAACGATCATCGGCTCCGTGGAAGGCTATCCGTCGATAGATGATGTGCTTAAATGTCTCTCCCGCACCAAGGGCGACAAGGTCATACTCAAGCCATTCATGATCGTGGCAGGAGATCATGCGACCAACGACATGGCCAGTGAAGAAGACGATTCCTGGAAAACCTTGATCGAGGAACAGGGATTGAAAGTCATGCCGGTTTTGAAAGGCCTGGGTTCCAATGACGCCTTTGCCGGAATTTTTGTCGAACATATCCGGGATGCCGCCAAGGATGCGGGCATTGCGCTGAAGTAA
- a CDS encoding D-alanyl-D-alanine carboxypeptidase has protein sequence MGKMKQYGARWACLSMAAAILAAATSWAAETPPEADFVRRLSVLAGPRDAILVAAPDGRIIAAVHEDRPLVPASILKLLTTLTALEKLGPDYRFRTEFYLDSHNNLKIKGYGDPLLVSETIGKIARHLATLVPAVHDLVLDDAFFAKSIYIPGRGTSTQPYDAPNGALCVNFNTVAFRKENGVWVSDERQTPLLPSVIPKIATSGIIRGRITLAADRSEALHYAGGLFRYFLNQAGVRVTGTVRPGRVDPESDVLMWLHRSDATLDKVVSELLRFSNNFIANQILLVMGAEMVGPPATVDKGLQVLRGFYRVDLGIETGRVVEASGISRENRVTARAMLKILQNYEPYHDLIPRKGRQFYKTGHLKGVRTRAGFLSGTDGELYRFVVMCNTPGKNTNAVMTAIERHFEQ, from the coding sequence ATGGGGAAGATGAAACAGTACGGGGCGCGGTGGGCTTGTCTGTCGATGGCGGCTGCAATACTGGCCGCTGCCACGTCGTGGGCCGCTGAAACACCCCCAGAGGCCGATTTTGTCCGGCGGCTGTCCGTCCTGGCGGGTCCCCGGGATGCCATCCTGGTCGCCGCGCCGGATGGCCGGATCATCGCCGCGGTCCATGAAGACCGTCCCCTGGTGCCGGCCTCGATTCTCAAGTTGCTGACGACCTTGACGGCCCTTGAGAAATTGGGTCCCGACTACCGTTTCAGGACCGAATTTTATCTGGATTCGCACAATAACCTGAAAATCAAGGGATACGGCGATCCCCTGTTGGTTTCCGAAACGATTGGAAAGATTGCCCGGCATCTGGCGACCCTCGTTCCAGCCGTCCATGACCTGGTTTTGGACGACGCCTTCTTTGCCAAATCGATCTACATCCCCGGACGCGGTACGTCCACGCAGCCTTACGATGCGCCCAACGGCGCCCTGTGTGTCAATTTCAATACGGTTGCCTTCAGAAAGGAAAACGGCGTCTGGGTCAGCGATGAGCGCCAGACCCCCTTGTTGCCATCGGTGATTCCCAAAATCGCCACCTCGGGTATCATCCGGGGCCGCATTACCCTGGCCGCCGACCGATCCGAAGCCCTGCACTATGCCGGAGGGCTTTTTCGTTATTTCCTCAATCAGGCCGGCGTGCGGGTTACCGGTACCGTCAGACCCGGCCGGGTCGATCCGGAATCGGATGTGTTGATGTGGTTGCACCGGTCCGACGCGACGCTGGATAAAGTGGTGAGCGAGCTCTTGAGGTTTTCCAACAATTTCATCGCCAATCAAATCCTTCTGGTCATGGGCGCGGAGATGGTGGGGCCGCCGGCAACCGTGGACAAGGGCCTGCAGGTGTTGAGAGGTTTTTACCGCGTTGATTTGGGAATTGAAACCGGGCGTGTCGTCGAGGCTTCGGGAATTTCCCGCGAAAACCGCGTTACCGCCCGGGCCATGCTGAAAATACTGCAGAACTATGAACCCTATCACGATTTGATACCCCGGAAAGGACGGCAGTTTTATAAAACCGGGCACTTGAAAGGGGTCCGGACACGGGCGGGCTTCTTGTCGGGCACCGACGGCGAACTGTACCGCTTCGTTGTCATGTGCAACACGCCGGGGAAAAACACGAACGCTGTTATGACGGCCATTGAACGACACTTTGAGCAGTAA
- a CDS encoding CHAT domain-containing protein, with protein MRKIIFDSFVVRIILIFLLIPFLGCHKAISVKDAQVLTLKFHGETLEPPPRRLGTKIEQIVEYYQKNIISLYAPPEYTLSEFDELVDFYKGSNKGYFYLQEDARRCYFLGYMDQAILYSKASIGVAPGHSSRTIAELQFDQAMILAESGDFIGAKHALARARNNYYGSFGSNKLKWQLKSSYLSSLSSASIKFAEGDMKGAETYFYKALDCLTQIRQLRSSIRYSGQSYLLAHVKIGIASSLLWQGKLIEAESWARTSLEHSGHYYMLPRILITLSQIFYEQGRFEDSKKIANTVINMFTMNDLPNQYSSAPGSLVLASSREALSRVFIAQEDYAQALAQYDLIQKEMAADPKTYEQLFEGRVDRGMALFFNGYIQEAQDQFLLAYEKAKLQFGKNDYTVSEAQALYALTLSAKGNDVEALKILDQFMMDFISRYREQLGATIGYYTRKIRLDRILEGYVELLFRTGDTLSAIKAFEAVDAIQCHSVDQALSRSANRFAIGDPELVAIIRQKQDLEMNITANKNRIAASMGIDDIKHRDKVIKELKTKGDELRDALHVLNKEIAYRYPQYNKLTSPGSVSLTDIKKKLKKDEAILSIFTGQKSTYVWAFGKTGEVAFASIPISSEVLGREISRLRKSLTPNDIRTVEDIPTFDTELSYKLYRKLLAPVKQGWENSRVIMVAANAPMDRLPISLLISKPVGSIQHKSDIWFSEYKTIPWLARTHAVSQLPSVESILYLRNRKSSSQPANTFAGFGDPWFSPDSVEVDDGEVAIAQRGLHLRATPVAKGDNLSSFRHSMLPRLPETADEVRQIALAVGADPTTDVFLGLEATEARIKNMDLMNKRIIVFATHGLMPGDIDGLGQPALALSHPSLLHNKDDDGLLTMGEIMWLKLNADWVVLSACNTAAPKGKGKEMLSGLGQAFFYAGAKSLLATSWPVETNSAKALTTGLFKYIDRTPNISKAEALRLSRIALIDGPGQGKCSYAHPIFWAPFILAGDGGL; from the coding sequence ATGAGAAAAATTATTTTTGACTCATTTGTGGTCCGCATAATTTTAATTTTCTTGCTTATACCATTTCTTGGTTGTCATAAAGCCATCAGTGTAAAAGATGCCCAAGTATTAACGCTGAAGTTTCATGGTGAAACATTAGAACCGCCACCGAGAAGACTTGGGACCAAGATCGAACAAATCGTGGAATATTACCAAAAAAATATTATATCACTATATGCGCCACCTGAATACACCTTGTCAGAATTTGATGAATTAGTAGACTTTTATAAAGGCTCAAACAAAGGGTATTTCTATCTGCAGGAAGATGCTCGAAGGTGCTATTTTTTAGGTTATATGGACCAAGCTATTCTTTATTCAAAAGCCAGCATAGGAGTAGCCCCCGGTCACTCTTCTCGAACAATTGCAGAACTACAATTTGATCAAGCTATGATTCTTGCTGAATCAGGAGATTTTATCGGAGCTAAACATGCGCTTGCCCGTGCTCGAAACAACTATTATGGATCGTTTGGCTCAAATAAATTAAAATGGCAATTAAAATCTTCTTATCTTTCCAGTCTATCATCGGCCTCAATTAAATTTGCAGAAGGAGATATGAAAGGTGCTGAAACATACTTCTATAAAGCGTTAGATTGTTTAACACAAATTCGACAACTTAGATCATCCATTCGATATTCAGGACAAAGCTATCTTTTGGCTCATGTCAAGATCGGCATAGCAAGTTCTTTGCTGTGGCAGGGAAAACTTATAGAAGCAGAGTCTTGGGCTCGAACAAGTTTAGAACACTCTGGTCACTATTACATGTTGCCGAGAATACTTATTACTTTAAGCCAAATTTTTTATGAGCAGGGACGTTTTGAAGACAGCAAAAAAATTGCCAATACTGTTATCAACATGTTTACCATGAATGATCTACCCAACCAATACTCTTCAGCCCCTGGATCCCTTGTATTAGCCTCATCACGCGAAGCATTATCCCGGGTCTTTATAGCGCAGGAAGACTATGCACAAGCCTTAGCACAGTATGACCTTATCCAAAAGGAAATGGCTGCCGATCCGAAAACCTATGAGCAGCTGTTTGAAGGTAGGGTTGATCGAGGAATGGCACTATTTTTCAATGGTTACATACAAGAAGCCCAGGATCAATTTTTATTAGCGTATGAAAAGGCCAAATTGCAATTTGGCAAAAACGATTATACCGTTTCAGAAGCCCAAGCTTTGTATGCATTAACTCTTTCAGCCAAAGGAAACGATGTAGAGGCCCTAAAAATTTTAGATCAATTTATGATGGATTTTATATCCCGCTACCGGGAACAATTAGGGGCCACCATAGGATACTATACCCGAAAAATTAGACTAGATCGGATTCTGGAAGGGTACGTAGAGCTATTATTTAGGACCGGTGATACCTTATCTGCAATTAAAGCGTTTGAGGCGGTCGATGCCATCCAGTGTCATTCAGTCGATCAGGCCTTGTCGCGAAGCGCTAATCGTTTTGCAATTGGGGATCCTGAATTGGTAGCCATCATCCGGCAAAAACAAGATTTGGAGATGAACATAACGGCTAACAAAAACCGGATTGCTGCATCAATGGGGATAGATGATATCAAGCACCGTGACAAGGTCATTAAAGAGCTTAAAACCAAGGGAGATGAATTAAGAGACGCTTTACATGTTTTGAACAAAGAAATTGCCTATCGATATCCGCAATATAATAAATTGACCTCACCGGGATCTGTTTCCTTAACGGATATCAAAAAAAAGCTTAAAAAAGACGAGGCGATTCTATCAATTTTCACAGGGCAGAAATCTACTTATGTCTGGGCATTTGGAAAAACTGGGGAAGTCGCCTTTGCCAGCATTCCCATTAGTTCTGAAGTTCTGGGGCGTGAGATTAGCCGGTTACGCAAATCGTTAACGCCTAACGATATTCGTACCGTTGAGGATATACCGACATTTGACACAGAATTGTCTTACAAACTTTACAGAAAACTATTGGCTCCCGTTAAACAGGGCTGGGAAAATTCACGTGTAATTATGGTAGCTGCTAATGCACCGATGGATCGCCTGCCCATTTCTCTTTTAATTTCGAAACCTGTCGGTTCAATTCAGCACAAATCCGATATTTGGTTTTCCGAATACAAAACCATTCCCTGGTTGGCCCGTACCCATGCCGTTTCGCAACTACCGTCAGTAGAGTCCATTCTTTATCTCAGAAATCGGAAATCCTCCAGCCAACCTGCTAACACATTCGCCGGGTTTGGTGATCCTTGGTTTTCACCTGATTCTGTTGAGGTGGATGATGGAGAAGTTGCCATCGCACAAAGGGGCCTGCATTTACGAGCGACGCCAGTTGCCAAGGGAGACAATCTTTCGTCATTCAGGCATTCAATGCTGCCCCGCCTTCCTGAAACTGCGGATGAAGTCAGGCAAATCGCTTTGGCCGTTGGTGCCGATCCCACCACTGACGTTTTCCTCGGGCTTGAAGCCACTGAAGCCCGTATTAAGAATATGGATCTAATGAATAAAAGAATAATCGTATTTGCGACTCATGGGCTAATGCCCGGCGACATTGACGGTTTAGGCCAGCCGGCATTGGCCTTAAGTCATCCATCATTGTTACATAACAAGGACGATGATGGCCTACTGACGATGGGTGAGATCATGTGGCTCAAGTTAAATGCCGACTGGGTTGTACTATCCGCATGCAATACCGCAGCTCCAAAGGGCAAAGGCAAGGAAATGCTCTCCGGGCTAGGGCAAGCTTTTTTCTATGCTGGTGCAAAATCTTTGCTTGCTACGAGCTGGCCAGTCGAAACCAACAGTGCAAAGGCTCTTACTACTGGACTTTTCAAATATATAGACCGAACTCCGAATATTTCCAAAGCAGAGGCACTTCGTCTGTCGCGTATCGCACTTATCGATGGCCCTGGCCAAGGGAAGTGTAGTTATGCCCACCCTATCTTTTGGGCACCGTTTATTCTTGCCGGTGATGGAGGGCTTTGA
- a CDS encoding ABC transporter permease, with translation MAGFFLKRFANAVLVLVGVVTLTFCLMRFTDGDPATIIALDKYGSTLISNTVIDRLAAEHGLCDPLPVQYFNWVRRVLSGDLGRSLRSDAPVWDEIMQRFPYTLQLAVLSILFTSALAIPLGIYAGVHQGSFVDRMTQWTASITVSVPDYYLAIVLIYGLTVKWTLLPSYGYGSVAHFVLPLAVLVSSRVGYTTRLVTSTTVDLMSADYVAYAELRGVPRHRIFFVHILKNALIPIVTHLSLQFLMALEGSVIVESIFAWPGIGKCMTDAVLGRDFTMIQGLVLFMGVLIVGMNFIVDLFYILMDQRVQVTGSRVGV, from the coding sequence ATGGCCGGCTTTTTCCTCAAACGATTCGCCAATGCCGTGCTGGTTCTGGTTGGGGTGGTAACGCTCACCTTTTGTCTCATGCGCTTTACCGACGGGGACCCGGCAACCATTATCGCCCTGGACAAATACGGATCAACCCTGATTTCAAACACGGTGATCGACCGGTTGGCCGCCGAACACGGCCTGTGCGATCCGCTTCCCGTTCAGTATTTTAACTGGGTGCGCCGGGTGCTGAGCGGCGATCTGGGACGATCCCTGAGAAGTGACGCACCGGTTTGGGATGAAATCATGCAGCGGTTTCCCTACACTCTGCAACTGGCGGTGCTTTCCATCCTTTTCACATCGGCGTTGGCCATTCCCTTGGGAATATACGCCGGGGTTCACCAGGGCAGTTTCGTCGACCGGATGACCCAGTGGACGGCCTCAATTACGGTCTCGGTCCCGGACTATTATCTGGCCATCGTTCTGATCTACGGCCTGACAGTCAAATGGACCCTGCTTCCGTCATATGGATACGGGTCCGTCGCCCATTTCGTGCTTCCCCTGGCAGTCCTGGTGAGCTCCAGAGTCGGGTATACCACCCGCCTGGTCACCTCGACCACCGTTGACCTGATGTCGGCGGATTATGTGGCCTATGCCGAGCTGAGGGGGGTGCCCCGCCATCGAATTTTCTTTGTCCATATTCTGAAAAACGCCCTGATTCCCATTGTTACCCATCTTTCGCTTCAGTTTTTAATGGCGCTGGAAGGATCGGTGATCGTGGAGAGCATTTTCGCCTGGCCGGGTATCGGTAAGTGTATGACCGATGCGGTATTGGGGCGGGATTTTACCATGATTCAGGGGCTGGTGCTGTTTATGGGCGTGCTGATCGTGGGCATGAACTTCATTGTCGACCTGTTCTACATTCTAATGGATCAACGGGTGCAGGTTACCGGAAGCCGGGTGGGGGTATGA
- a CDS encoding ABC transporter ATP-binding protein, translating to MRKDPVVLDVRQLQVSFTTSEGCVRALAGVSFQVGKGEVFAIAGESGAGKSVVCRSIVNRLEPSASVAGEIWFDNQPILDLGKSALRRLYAREIAVLPQHTTALNPLMSIGEHLSETLRAHFPKMKKKTLRDRSIHLLETFGLKEAGRVYRAYPYQLSGGMQQRVLIALAYCCDPVLVVADEPTKALDPVLKETLLETLLEIKASRRVSMVLVTHDLTVAHRLADHVGILYHGRFLEKGGSRQVLEQSAHPYTAMLIHAMPENGLAPDLDENIEATQGEPHDGCPFQPRCQRGKDDAPHPYAARKIDANHTVWCTHAGSQ from the coding sequence ATGAGAAAAGATCCGGTCGTTCTGGATGTCAGGCAACTGCAGGTGAGCTTTACCACCTCCGAAGGGTGCGTACGGGCGCTGGCGGGTGTCTCCTTTCAGGTGGGCAAAGGGGAGGTGTTCGCCATTGCCGGGGAAAGCGGGGCGGGAAAATCGGTCGTCTGCCGCTCCATCGTCAACCGGCTGGAGCCGAGTGCATCGGTAGCCGGGGAGATCTGGTTCGACAACCAGCCGATACTCGATCTCGGGAAATCGGCGCTGCGACGCCTCTATGCCCGGGAGATCGCCGTGCTGCCCCAGCATACGACAGCCTTGAATCCTTTGATGAGCATCGGCGAGCATTTGTCGGAAACGCTAAGGGCCCATTTCCCGAAGATGAAAAAAAAGACGCTCCGGGACCGCTCGATCCATCTATTGGAGACATTCGGCTTAAAGGAGGCCGGCAGAGTCTACCGGGCCTACCCGTATCAGCTGTCGGGGGGAATGCAACAGCGGGTGCTCATTGCCCTGGCCTATTGCTGCGATCCCGTGCTGGTCGTTGCCGATGAACCCACCAAGGCGCTGGATCCGGTACTCAAGGAAACCCTGCTGGAAACCCTGTTGGAAATCAAGGCCTCCCGACGTGTGTCCATGGTGCTGGTGACCCATGACCTGACGGTTGCCCACCGGTTGGCGGATCATGTCGGCATTCTCTACCATGGACGTTTTCTGGAAAAGGGCGGTAGCCGGCAGGTGCTCGAGCAAAGTGCCCATCCTTATACCGCCATGCTGATTCACGCCATGCCCGAAAACGGGCTTGCCCCCGATCTTGACGAAAATATTGAAGCGACTCAAGGTGAACCCCACGACGGGTGCCCCTTTCAACCGCGATGCCAACGAGGAAAAGATGATGCCCCCCATCCCTATGCGGCCAGAAAAATTGACGCTAACCACACGGTATGGTGTACCCATGCTGGCAGTCAATAA